A region of candidate division TA06 bacterium DNA encodes the following proteins:
- a CDS encoding NAD(P)H-dependent oxidoreductase produces MTNILIIYDSYTGNTGKLAQAVADGARLVKGTAVTVKKADQVKLADMLAADGIIIGSPAYYGLMTAKLKRLMDSTFKIHGKLEGKAGAAFTTAGSTATGAETTLISILTAMLIHGMVVQGRASEKHFGAACVDLPDAKAIKFGMELGKRTAELAGKLKNKK; encoded by the coding sequence ATGACAAATATCCTCATAATCTACGACTCCTACACCGGCAACACCGGGAAGCTGGCCCAGGCCGTGGCCGATGGCGCCAGGCTGGTAAAAGGAACAGCGGTCACGGTCAAGAAAGCGGACCAGGTCAAGTTAGCTGACATGCTGGCCGCCGACGGGATCATCATCGGCTCGCCCGCCTACTACGGGCTAATGACGGCCAAGCTGAAAAGGCTGATGGATTCGACATTCAAGATCCACGGGAAGCTGGAAGGCAAGGCCGGGGCGGCCTTCACCACCGCCGGCAGCACCGCCACCGGGGCCGAGACCACGCTGATCTCCATTCTCACGGCAATGCTGATCCACGGGATGGTGGTACAGGGCCGGGCCAGCGAGAAGCACTTCGGGGCGGCCTGCGTGGACCTGCCGGATGCCAAGGCGATCAAGTTCGGAATGGAGCTGGGCAAGAGAACGGCGGAGCTGGCCGGAAAACTGAAAAACAAAAAATAA